From the genome of Ptychodera flava strain L36383 chromosome 20, AS_Pfla_20210202, whole genome shotgun sequence, one region includes:
- the LOC139120003 gene encoding neuronal acetylcholine receptor subunit beta-4-like isoform X2, translating into MLLLDVDEKQQVTRTRGLTTQMWTDCRLQWDPEMFGGINRTTVPSDWLWMPNVVNFRSANDQYYLSKTRTSMVYYNGTVRKIPQDIYESPCKLDVSLFPFDRQRCTLAFTPWNLQSHELIFKTRPESVDLSIFLEHTEWDVVGSSSSILYIYNELDESNWTTIEFTLHLNRKPLYYIVNIIPSSVMQALLTLCVFFLPCDAGEKLSFSVSIFIATSIFIVMILDITPVTSESIPLILELLYFNTGIIAVSIAISIFILRVHHRSENDLAMNSTTRRIFLQILPPYLGLKQFSPAKENAVHPNVKDFGYNVKTVELPSIEDYGGSVKPGKSEKSNHERRVSMLSTVVQNVGEVRDILRDDLKNKELLQAWKYLSLVLDRLCFYVLLTVYICGVFAVFLQI; encoded by the exons ATGCTATTGCTGGATGTA GATGAAAAACAGCAGGTTACCAGGACAAGAGGTCTAACTACGCAG ATGTGGACAGATTGTCGTCTTCAATGGGATCCCGAGATGTTTGGTGGTATCAACAGAACTACGGTCCCATCAGATTGGCTGTGGATGCCAAATGTTGTCAACTTTAGAAG CGCCAACGACCAATATTACTTGTCTAAAACGAGAACTTCCATGGTGTACTACAATGGTACAGTCCGCAAAATACCACAGGACATATATGAAAGCCCCTGCAAACTAGACGTCTCCTTGTTCCCGTTCGACAGACAACGATGCACTCTCGCGTTCACGCCGTGGAACCTTCAATCCCACGAACTGATTTTCAAGACCAGGCCCGAAAGCGTAGATTTGTCAATCTTTCTTGAGCACACCGAGTGGGATGTTGTGGGGAGTTCGTCATCCATATTGTACATCTACAACGAGTTGGATGAGAGTAACTGGACAACCATTGAGTTCACACTGCATTTGAACAGAAAACCTCTCTACTACATTGTCAACATCATCCCATCTTCCGTCATGCAGGCTCTCTTGACACTCTGTGTCTTCTTCCTGCCCTGCGATGCCGGCGAGAAGTTGTCTTTCTCCGTGTCGATCTTCATAGCAACCTCAATCTTCATTGTCATGATCTTGGACATCACCCCGGTGACGTCAGAATCGATACCCCTCATCCTAGAGCTACTGTACTTCAACACTGGCATCATTGCAGTGTCCATTGCCATCAGTATCTTTATCCTGAGGGTCCACCACCGTTCGGAGAACGACCTGGCCATGAACTCGACGACACGACGTATCTTTCTGCAAATTCTGCCTCCCTACTTGGGTCTAAAGCAGTTCAGTCCTGCGAAGGAGAATGCCGTCCATCCAAATGTCAAAGACTTTGGCTACAATGTCAAGACCGTGGAATTGCCCTCTATAGAAGATTATGGTGGATCTGTCAAGCCCGGTAAAAGTGAGAAATCAAACCATGAGAGACGCGTATCAATGCTATCTACCGTCGTCCAGAACGTCGGAGAAGTACGAGACATACTCAGAGATGACTTGAAGAATAAGGAG CTCCTGCAAGCGTGGAAGTACCTATCCTTGGTCCTTGACCGGCTCTGTTTCTATGTCCTTCTAACTGTCTACATTTGCGGAGTCTTCGCCGTCTTCTTACAAATATGA
- the LOC139120003 gene encoding acetylcholine receptor subunit alpha-1-B-like isoform X1, whose amino-acid sequence MCLFKKHLFAFTCRLCYICPALTIFDKIVIRYLGSLQRLVFYFFDGRSELRVSKMAPSTTIVCCSLTAMALILSNAHAYVYDTEEKLQTELFRNYSKHVRPTEYGEAIVWEFRLYLMLLLDVDEKQQVTRTRGLTTQMWTDCRLQWDPEMFGGINRTTVPSDWLWMPNVVNFRSANDQYYLSKTRTSMVYYNGTVRKIPQDIYESPCKLDVSLFPFDRQRCTLAFTPWNLQSHELIFKTRPESVDLSIFLEHTEWDVVGSSSSILYIYNELDESNWTTIEFTLHLNRKPLYYIVNIIPSSVMQALLTLCVFFLPCDAGEKLSFSVSIFIATSIFIVMILDITPVTSESIPLILELLYFNTGIIAVSIAISIFILRVHHRSENDLAMNSTTRRIFLQILPPYLGLKQFSPAKENAVHPNVKDFGYNVKTVELPSIEDYGGSVKPGKSEKSNHERRVSMLSTVVQNVGEVRDILRDDLKNKELLQAWKYLSLVLDRLCFYVLLTVYICGVFAVFLQI is encoded by the exons ATGTGTTTATTCAAGAAACATTTGTTTGCCTTCACTTGTCGGCTTTGTTACATTTGCCCAGCACTGACGATTTTCGATAAAATAGTAATAAGATACCTTGGCTCTTTGCAAAGACTCGTTTTCTATTTCTTTGATGGGAGATCGGAACTCCGTGTATCCAAAATGGCACCATCAACTACCATTGTATGTTGCAGTTTAACTGCAATGGCTTTGATATTATCCAACGCTCATG CCTACGTTTACGATACTGAGGAGAAGTTGCAGACAGAGCTCTTCCGAAATTACAGCAAGCATGTCAGACCAACAGAATATGGCGAAGCAATCGTTTGGGAATTCAGGCTGTATCTCATGCTATTGCTGGATGTA GATGAAAAACAGCAGGTTACCAGGACAAGAGGTCTAACTACGCAG ATGTGGACAGATTGTCGTCTTCAATGGGATCCCGAGATGTTTGGTGGTATCAACAGAACTACGGTCCCATCAGATTGGCTGTGGATGCCAAATGTTGTCAACTTTAGAAG CGCCAACGACCAATATTACTTGTCTAAAACGAGAACTTCCATGGTGTACTACAATGGTACAGTCCGCAAAATACCACAGGACATATATGAAAGCCCCTGCAAACTAGACGTCTCCTTGTTCCCGTTCGACAGACAACGATGCACTCTCGCGTTCACGCCGTGGAACCTTCAATCCCACGAACTGATTTTCAAGACCAGGCCCGAAAGCGTAGATTTGTCAATCTTTCTTGAGCACACCGAGTGGGATGTTGTGGGGAGTTCGTCATCCATATTGTACATCTACAACGAGTTGGATGAGAGTAACTGGACAACCATTGAGTTCACACTGCATTTGAACAGAAAACCTCTCTACTACATTGTCAACATCATCCCATCTTCCGTCATGCAGGCTCTCTTGACACTCTGTGTCTTCTTCCTGCCCTGCGATGCCGGCGAGAAGTTGTCTTTCTCCGTGTCGATCTTCATAGCAACCTCAATCTTCATTGTCATGATCTTGGACATCACCCCGGTGACGTCAGAATCGATACCCCTCATCCTAGAGCTACTGTACTTCAACACTGGCATCATTGCAGTGTCCATTGCCATCAGTATCTTTATCCTGAGGGTCCACCACCGTTCGGAGAACGACCTGGCCATGAACTCGACGACACGACGTATCTTTCTGCAAATTCTGCCTCCCTACTTGGGTCTAAAGCAGTTCAGTCCTGCGAAGGAGAATGCCGTCCATCCAAATGTCAAAGACTTTGGCTACAATGTCAAGACCGTGGAATTGCCCTCTATAGAAGATTATGGTGGATCTGTCAAGCCCGGTAAAAGTGAGAAATCAAACCATGAGAGACGCGTATCAATGCTATCTACCGTCGTCCAGAACGTCGGAGAAGTACGAGACATACTCAGAGATGACTTGAAGAATAAGGAG CTCCTGCAAGCGTGGAAGTACCTATCCTTGGTCCTTGACCGGCTCTGTTTCTATGTCCTTCTAACTGTCTACATTTGCGGAGTCTTCGCCGTCTTCTTACAAATATGA
- the LOC139120005 gene encoding TNF receptor-associated factor 5-like isoform X2, giving the protein MATNPGLQLVSALLICTYCRNVLRQPVQTHCGHRFCLGCLEYILLSRNPHPYCDGCLDDENIPDSLLSKDKAFFDKAAIRDLNKTPIVCKNSPKCQWHGSYQEYIQIHADCCPFEGVLCINEGCQETMNRRDLEVHLHNYCEMRRQKHPFRRAICATDHGGNSNWWQVYVYADFKKSWTDEMHEIPDMTSRNPPESVGQLLHRPS; this is encoded by the exons ATGGCGACGAATCCAGGGTTGCAGCTGGTATCTGCATTGCTAATATGTACTTACTGCAGAAATGTTCTTCGGCAACCAGTGCAGACCCACTGCGGGCACCGCTTTTGCCTCGGCTGCCTTGAATATATACTTCTATCAAG AAATCCACATCCGTACTGCGATGGTTGCTTGGACGATGAAAATATCCCCGATTCCTTGTTGAGCAAAGACAAG GCCTTCTTTGATAAAGCTGCCATCAGAGACCTGAATAAAACGCCAATTGTCTGTAAGAACTCCCCAAAATGTCAATGGCATGGCTCTTATCAGGAATACATTCAG ATCCATGCGGACTGCTGTCCTTTCGAGGGGGTACTCTGCATAAATGAGGGATGTCAAGAGACGATGAATCGGAGAGATTTGGAAGTTCACCTGCACAACTATTGCGAAATGCGTCGACAGAAACATCCATTCCGTAGGGCC ATCTGCGCAACTGATCACGGAGGGAACAGTAATTGGTGGCAAGTCTACGTGTATGCAGACTTCAAG AAATCCTGGACCGACGAAATGCATGAAATACCGGATATGACGTCACGGAATCCACCGGAAAGTGTGGGGCAACTTCTTCACAGGCCCTCATAA
- the LOC139120005 gene encoding TNF receptor-associated factor 5-like isoform X1 — protein sequence MATNPGLQLVSALLICTYCRNVLRQPVQTHCGHRFCLGCLEYILLSRNPHPYCDGCLDDENIPDSLLSKDKAFFDKAAIRDLNKTPIVCKNSPKCQWHGSYQEYIQIHADCCPFEGVLCINEGCQETMNRRDLEVHLHNYCEMRRQKHPFRRAICATDHGGNSNWWQVYVYADFKVCPNTKSWTDEMHEIPDMTSRNPPESVGQLLHRPS from the exons ATGGCGACGAATCCAGGGTTGCAGCTGGTATCTGCATTGCTAATATGTACTTACTGCAGAAATGTTCTTCGGCAACCAGTGCAGACCCACTGCGGGCACCGCTTTTGCCTCGGCTGCCTTGAATATATACTTCTATCAAG AAATCCACATCCGTACTGCGATGGTTGCTTGGACGATGAAAATATCCCCGATTCCTTGTTGAGCAAAGACAAG GCCTTCTTTGATAAAGCTGCCATCAGAGACCTGAATAAAACGCCAATTGTCTGTAAGAACTCCCCAAAATGTCAATGGCATGGCTCTTATCAGGAATACATTCAG ATCCATGCGGACTGCTGTCCTTTCGAGGGGGTACTCTGCATAAATGAGGGATGTCAAGAGACGATGAATCGGAGAGATTTGGAAGTTCACCTGCACAACTATTGCGAAATGCGTCGACAGAAACATCCATTCCGTAGGGCC ATCTGCGCAACTGATCACGGAGGGAACAGTAATTGGTGGCAAGTCTACGTGTATGCAGACTTCAAGGTTTGTCCAAATACT AAATCCTGGACCGACGAAATGCATGAAATACCGGATATGACGTCACGGAATCCACCGGAAAGTGTGGGGCAACTTCTTCACAGGCCCTCATAA